In Kwoniella shandongensis chromosome 10, complete sequence, one genomic interval encodes:
- a CDS encoding protein CFT1, giving the protein MHAIHQTLLPPSSVHFSLFLPNFTPSTIYPLPKPPTAIDTNDIKVAGNLIVAGGENLRVFEIREEQIPIAAERSDEGVNGVNEAVVVGDAELGDGFFDDGRAERALLKYETTRRLHLLSQHILHGTITGLAGLRTIESSVDGLDRLLVSFKDAKMALLEWSRGDIATVSLHTYERCPQMNTGDLQSYVPMLRTDPLSRIAILSLPEDSLAVLPVLQEQSDLDPLQDGYTRDMPYSPSFVLSLSDVSPTVKNIQDLLFLPGFHSPTLALLYSPTHTWSGRYQSVKDNYCLEVRTFDPSSGSSYPLLTSVTGLPSDSLYLVACPAELGGVVLITTTGVVHIDQSGRTVGARVNAWWDYVTDLRSDKTSEDRKLSLEGSRSVFVAERDMLLVLQNGDVHQVRFEMEGRAVGTIKVDEQSSTVPPPSSVVVAGDRAVFVGCAEGDSVLARVNMVREALEVNGTNGDEKKDEMDVDWDEDLYGDMNDPANSGIVNGNQHEPTGPAKISVSPYDVLSGVGKILDMEFGIATTDQGLRTYPQLVAVSGGSRNSTFNVLRRGIPITKRRRFNELSTAEGVWFLPIDRQSGQKFKDIPESERTTLLFSTERNATRIFALSTKAVPEQIGRIDGKTLAAAPFFQRSCVMHVTPAEVSLLDSNGKLLQPICPRSDLPAIASASISDPYVAIRRVDGSISLFVGDTVARSVTEAPFPDLALCQTIEVFSDSTGIYRTFEPVRSADQPQVNGNASRSSAIRQGQHSRMQLTQQQIKRLQEQEPAISTDAPSMETTMNTARGSQWLAMLTKKGELQIRSLPDLTLVLQSNGLSSSAPSFTDDLADGEVGEQDDGDEIRQMELCPIGRGTLRPHLIALHQSGRLNVYEAQPRFTVDASAHSRRSLAVRFRKVHTQLLPIAGGSTKLPYTVIPFSNIEGLTGAFITGEKPHWILSSDAHPIRSFALKQAAMAFGKTTHLGGAGEYFIRIEDGSFICYLPPSLNTDFAIPCDRYVMERTYTSISFDPTSAHYVGAASITVPFQAYDEEGEIQIGPEGENLIPPTNQRSTLELFSQGSDPWRVIDGYDFDQNEEVLCMESVKLESPGATGGYRDFIAVGTGFNFGEDRATRGNLYIFEVVETVGQAGKAGGSGWKLKMRTKDPARNPVSAVNHINGYLLNSNGPKIYVKGLDYDDRLMGLAFLDMMLYATSMKVFKNFILIGDLCKSFWLVTLQEEPYKFTTISKDLQPISTVTTDFLVHEGQVNFVSNDRNGDMRMLEYDPADPDALNGERLLLRTEYHTGAPVTCSKVIARRKTAEEEWVPQTQIVYATADGALTTLVSVKSARFKRLQLVSDQLVRNAQHIAGLNPRAFRTVRNDLLPKPLSKGILDGNLLEHFAWQPLGRQREMMRQIGTDAVTVASDLQALGGFW; this is encoded by the exons ATGCACGCCATCCACCAgacccttctccctccctcctccgtccacttctcgctcttccttcccaaCTTCACCCCCTCCACCATCTACCCTCTACCGAAACCTCCTACAGCTATCGACACCAACGACATCAAAGTGGCTGGGAACTTGATAGTTGCTGGAGGGGAGAATCTCCGTGTGTTCGAGATCCGAGAAGAGCAAATACCAATCGCTGCGGAGCGgagtgatgaaggtgtgaaCGGCGTGAATGAAGCTGTTGTAGTAGGAGATGCAGAATTGGGAGATGGGTTCTTCGATGATGGTCGTGCAGAA CGTGCACTATTGAAATACGAAACGACGAGACGACTGCATCTCTTAAGTCAACATATATTGCATGGGACGATCACCGGTTTAGCCGGTCTACGAACAATAGAAAGTAGCGTAGACGGTCTCGATAGGCTGTTGGTATCTTTCAAAGACGCAAAG ATGGCCTTGCTCGAATGGTCAAGAGGTGATATTGCAACGGTATCTCTTCACACATACGAGCGATGTCCGCAGATGAACACGGGAGACTTGCAAAGCTATGTCCCTATGTTACGGACGGACCCCTTGTCACGAATCGCCATCTTGTCATTACCGGAGGATTCGTTGGCTGTGTTGCCAGTATTGCAGGAGCAGTCGGATCTGGATCCTTTACAAGACGGCTACACTCG TGATATGCCTTACTCTCCTTCATTCGTTTTGTCCCTGTCTGATGTCTCGCCAACTGTGAAGAACATCCAagacctcctcttcctgcctGGTTTCCATTCTCCAACTCTCGCCCTGCTCTACTCGCCCACTCATACGTGGTCCGGTCGGTATCAGTCGGTCAAAGACAACTACTGTCTCGAAGTCCGCACATTCGACCCTTCGTCTGGAAGCTCATATCCCCTCCTCACCTCCGTGACCGGTCTCCCTAGCGACAGTCTCTACCTCGTTGCTTGTCCTGCAGAACTCGGAGGTGTCGTCTTAATCACGACGACGGGAGTGGTCCACATTGACCAGAGTGGAAGAACTGTCGGAGCTCGAGTCAACGCTTGGTGGGATTATGTCACAGATCTTAGATCGGACAAGACTTCCGAGGATCGCAAACTCTCATTGGAAGGATCAAGATCCGTTTTCGTCGCAGAGAGGGATATGTTGTTGGTACTGCAGAATGGAGATGTACACCAAGTACGattcgagatggaagggagggCGGTGGGGACGATCAAGGTTGACGAACAATCAAGTACGGTACCTCCTCCCTCGAGCGTCGTTGTTGCCGGAGATCGAGCGGTATTTGTGGGTTGCGCGGAGGGCGACTCAGTGTTGGCAAGAGTGAACATGGTCAGGGAGGCATTAGAAGTGAACGGTACGAACggagacgagaagaaggatgaaatGGATGTCGattgggatgaag ATTTGTATGGAGACATGAACGATCCCGCCAATAGCGGAATAGTCAATGGGAATCAACATGAACCGACAGGTCCAGCGAAAATCTCCGTATCACCGTACGACGTGTTATCAGGGGTCGGGAAGATCCTCGACATGGAGTTTGGTATAGCGACAACGGATCAAGGC TTACGCACCTACCCTCAACTAGTAGCTGTTAGCGGAGGAAGTCGAAATTCTACTTTCAACGTTctcaga CGAGGGATTCCCATCACCAAGCGCCGTCGGTTCAACGAGCTGTCAACAGCCGAAGGAGTGTGGTTTCTCCCTATCGATCGCCAGTCCGGTCAAAAGTTCAAGGATATACCAGAATCAGAGCGAACGACATTGCTCTTTAGCACCGAAAGGAACGCCACGAGGATATTTGCCTTGTCCACGAAAGCTGTTCCGGAACAGATAGGGAGAATAGATGGGAAGACATTGGCGGCTGCGCCGTTCTTCCAACGGTCTTGCGTGATGCACGTTACACCTGCGGAGGTTTCTCTTCTGGATTCAA ACGGCAAGCTTTTGCAGCCAATCTGTCCAAGAAGCGACCTGCCCGCAATCGCCAGTGCCAGTATCTCCGATCCCTACGTTGCGATTCGTAGAGTCGACGGGAGCATATCGCTCTTCGTTGGGGACACCGTCGCTCGATCCGTCACAGAGGCACCGTTCCCCGACCTTGCCCTCTGTCAAACCATTGAGGTCTTCTCCGACTCCACGGGTATTTACCGGACTTTCGAGCCCGTCAGATCTGCCGATCAACCACAAGTCAACGGCAATGCATCACGATCATCTGCTATTCGACAAGGACAACATTCTCGCATGCAGCTCACGCAACAGCAGATCAAACGGTTGCAAGAGCAAGAACCGGCTATATCTACCGATGCGCCCAGTATGGAGACGACAATGAATACCGCCAGGGGTTCGCAATGGTTGGCGATGCTTACCAAAAAGGGCGAACTGCAGATCCGCTCGTTACCGGATCTCACCCTCGTGCTTCAGTCTAATGGTCTTAGTTCGTCTGCACCGAGTTTCACAGACGATTTGGCCgatggagaggtgggagaacaggatgacggagatgagaTTAGACAAATGGAGCTTTGTCCTATCGGCAGGGGTACACTAAGACCGCACCTCATT GCTCTACACCAGTCTGGTCGGCTGAATGTGTACGAAGCACAGCCTCGCTTCACCGTCGATGCTTCTGCTCACTCTCGACGTTCTTTGGCTGTACGATTCCGCAAAGTTCATACACAACTCCTACCCATCGCCGGAGGAAGCACCAAACTGCCATATACCGTCATCCCATTCTCCAACATCGAAGGTCTCACAGGAGCGTTCATCACCGGCGAGAAACCACATTGGATATTGTCATCTGATGCTCATCCGATCAGATCTTTCGCTTTGAAACAGGCCGCCATGGCGTTTGGAAAGACGACGCATCTTGGTGGAGCGGGAGAATATTTCATCCGAATAGAGGAT GGCTCTTTCATCTGTTACCTCCCACCGAGCCTGAATACCGATTTCGCAATCCCCTGTGATCGATATGTGATGGAAAGGACGTACACGTCGATCTCATTCGATCCTACCTCGGCCCATTATGTAGGAGCGGCGTCGATTACTGTTCCCTTCCAGGCTtacgatgaggaaggagagatccAGATCGGGCCAGAAG GAGAAAACCTAATCCCGCCAACCAACCAACGCTCTACTCTGGAACTTTTCTCACAAGGATCTGATCCATGGCGGGTAATTGACGGATACGATTTCGACCAAAACGAGGAGGTCTTGTGCATGGAGAGTGTGAAGCTCGAATCGCCTGGTGCAACGGGCGGGTACCGAGACTTCATCGCTGTGGGCACAGGATTCAACTTTGGTGAAGATCGAGCGACAAGAGGCAAC TTATACATATTTGAAGTGGTCGAAACTGTTGGACAGGCTGGCAAAGCAGGAGGATCAGGCTGGAAACTCAAAATGAGGACCAAAGATCCCGCGAGAAACCCTGTCAGCGCAGTCAACCATATCAATGGATATCTCCTCAATTCCAACGGACCAAAA ATCTACGTCAAGGGTCTGGATTATGATGATCGTCTGATGGGTCTGGCTTTCCTCGATATGATGCTATACGCGACCAGCATGAAGGTGTTCAAGAACTTTATCTTGATTGGCGATCTGTGCAAGAGTTTCTGGTTGGTCACTCTGCAG GAGGAACCATACAAGTTCACTACGATCAGTAAAGACCTTCAACCAATATCAACAGTCACCACCGACTTCCTCGTTCACGAAGGTCAGGTGAACTTTGTATCGAACGATCGAAATGGCGATATGAGAATGTTAGAATATGACCCAGCAG ATCCCGATGCACTTAATGGAGAAAGGCTATTGCTTCGAACAGAGTATCATACCGGAGCTCCAGTCACTTGTTCAAAGGTCATTGCGAGGCGGAAAACcgcggaagaggaatgggTACCACAAACCCAGATCGTCTATG CCACGGCAGATGGAGCTTTGACCACTCTCGTCTCTGTTAAATCGGCGCGATTTAAACGACTCCAATTGGTATCTGACCAACTGGTCCGAAACGCTCAACACATTGCAGGTTTGAACCCTCGAGCTTTCCGAACTGTCCGAAACGACTTGTTGCCAAAACCACTATCCAAGGGGATATTGGATGGGAACCTGTTGGAACATTTCGCTTGGCAGCCTTTAGGAagacagagggagatgatgagacaGATCGGGACGGACGCGGTCACTGTTGCTAGTGATTTGCAAGCGCTCGGAGGGTTTTGGTAG
- a CDS encoding nicotinate (nicotinamide) nucleotide adenylyltransferase, whose translation MATNGFKSPAPVLPAMGLHSFHNDSPPFAGAATSATSEHGEPEALSLDSSQTFPPRPDSASPQIDHIPLDSPPLSASESIAITIKPNQPIRDTSSSLTLSGDEHLSSSRSRRLLSGYRFGNPPSPVGVIPGSDRDPLAEYDLQAETAALDIGEIESSDSKISRKYSPSLEEARYSQPLPTPPIRDDDDSPPLSEAFKSYSSPDNASTPAAIFQQQQPLLSPNHTAQGKDTVTVTKAAKGPVPTTSTAGANHRDDAGYDALDGRNDGEADLDESAPQAEGGGSEAYLQGKGEYEFPRHRLRRTMKDESKIPLVIVACGSFSPPTYLHLRMFEMAKDEIVESQTYEIMAGYYSPVSSYYKKSGLAPANHRVRMCELAVEHTSTWLMVDPWEAGQSEYQRTAIVLDHFDEMLNGGKDGEGGCILGDGKKRRYKIMLLAGGDLIESFGEPGVWSEPDLHIILGRFGCLIVERAGSDVWAFLLSHDILYHHRRNVIVIKQLIYNDISSTKVRLFVRRGMSIKYLLPNSVIQYIYDHKLYRGSDTKALNGY comes from the exons ATGGCAACAAACGGGTTCAAGTCACCCGCACCGGTTTTACCGGCCATGGGCCTACACAGTTTCCATAATGATTC TCCTCCTTTCGCTGGTGCTGCGACATCTGCAACCTCGGAACACGGTGAACCGGAAGCCCTCTCTCTGGATTCTTCACAAACattccctcctcgtccagacTCGGCTTCGCCACAAATCGACCATATTCCACTCGActctcctcccctctccGCAAGTGAAAGCATTGCAATTACCATCAAACCGAATCAACCTATCCGTgacacttcctcctcgctgaCTTTGTCCGGGGACGAACACctatcttcttccagatcacGTCGTCTTCTTTCCGGCTACAGATTCGGTAATCCCCCTTCGCCGGTCGGCGTGATCCCTGGATCTGATCGAGATCCACTCGCAGAGTATGACCTACAAGCTGAGACAGCTGCGTTGGACATCGGCGAGATAGAATCTTCCGACTCTAAAATCTCGAGGAAATACAGTCCTTCTCTCGAAGAGGCTCGATATAGTCAACCACTTCCGACCCCACCTATcagagatgacgatgactcacctcccctTTCTGAGGCTTTCAAATCGTACAGCTCGCCAGATAACGCCAGTACTCCAGCCGCTATTttccaacaacagcaaccgTTGCTATCCCCAAATCACACCGCTCAAGGAAAAGATACCGTTACCGTTACGAAAGCTGCCAAAGGACCAGTACCGACAACAAGTACAGCAGGAGCAAATCATAGGGACGATGCGGGTTATGACGCTTTGGACGGGAGGAATGATGGAGAAGCGGATCTGGATGAGAGTGCTCCTCAGGCAGAGGGTGGAGGTTCCGAGGCGTATCTGCAAGGGAAGGGTGAATACGAGTTCCCAAGACATAGATTACGAAGAACAATGAAGG ACGAATCGAAAATTCCACTCGTCATCGTTGCGTGCGGTTCCTTCTCCCCACCTACTTATCTCCACCTGAGAATGTTCGAGATGGCAAAGGACGAGATTGTAGAGTCTCAAACATACGAGATCATGGCTGGTTACTACTCACCGGT ctcatcatACTACAAGAAATCCGGTTTGGCCCCTGCAAATCACCGAGTACGAATGTGCGAACTTGCCGTTGAACACACCTCGACATGGCTTATGGTCGACCCCTGGGAAGCTGGACAATCAGAATATCAACGGACGGCCATCGTCCTTGATCATTTCGACGAGATGCTGAATGGAGGAAAAGATGGCGAGGGAGGATGTATATTGggtgatgggaagaagagaagatatAAGATCATGTTGTTGGCGGGAGGTGATCTGATAGAAAGTTTCGGAGAGCCGGGTGTGTGGAGTGAAcctgat TTACATATCATTCTCGGTCGATTTGGATGTTTGATTGTCGAAAGAGCTGGTTCAGATGTCTGGGCTTTCTTGCTCTCACACGATATCCTATATCATCACAG GCGTAACGTCATTGTCATCAAACAACTGATCTACAACGATATCTCGTCAACGAAGGTACGACTGTTTGTGCGACGAGGCATGAGCATCAA ATACCTCTTACCCAACAGTGTGATCCAATACATATACGATCACAAACTGTATCGAGGGTCTGATACCAAAGCGCTGAACGGGTATTGA
- a CDS encoding pyrroline-5-carboxylate reductase, with product MGYTLAVLGCGTMGIAILSGVLTSLEARLSQPLHSNGNVEPPSGISTPTADQFLDAPEESLPGKFIATVGREETGRKLKKTFAAMGSLGGSVEVRAGEGNVRTVKEADVILVCSKPQIAKSILLEQGMSEALEGKLVISICAGVTISQLQSWVPESTKVVRAMPNTNCKIQEGMTVVTPISDALHRTLILNIFTSCGRCRFLDEKHFDACTALAGSGPAFVALVLEAMVDGGVMMGLPRVEALELAAQTMQGTGRMALYGGLHPAQLKDSVTTPGGCTIAGLLTLEDGRVRSTMARAIQVATNHASGLGQDPKK from the exons ATGGGTTATACACTAGCTGTCCTCG GATGCGGAACGATGGGGATTGCCATCCTCTCCGGAGTCCTCACATCACTCGAAGCCCGACTCTCCCAACCTTTACATTCCAACGGCAACGTCGAACCTCCTTCTGGAATCTCAACTCCGACAGCTGACCAATTCCTCGACGCCCCCGAAGAATCCCTACCTGGCAAATTCATTGCTACGGtcggtcgagaagagactgggaggaagttgaagaagacttTCGCGGCGATGGGTAGTTTGGGAGGGAGTGTCGAAGTGAGAGCCGGAGAGGGGAATGTGAGGACGGTGAAAGAGGCGGATGTAATTCTTGTCTG CTCTAAACCTCAGATTGCCAAATCCATCCTTCTCGAACAAGGCATGTCCGAAGCCCTCGAGGGTAAACTCGTCATTTCCATCTGTGCGGGTGTCACCATCTCCCAGCTCCAATCCTGGGTTCCGGAGAGTACGAAAGTTGTGCGAGCTATGCCCAACACAAACTGCAAG ATCCAAGAAGGAATGACCGTCGTCACTCCCATCTCCGACGCCTTGCACCGAACCTTGATTCTCAACATCTTCACATCATGCGGTCGATGTCGTTTCCTCGACGAAAAGCATTTCGATGCCTGTACCGCCCTTGCAGGTTCTGGACCGGCGTTCGTTGCGCTCGTGCTTGAGGCGATGGTCGATGGAGGTGTGATGATGGGTTTACCTAGAGTCGAAGCGTTGGAATTAGCTGCTCAGA CTATGCAGGGTACGGGTAGGATGGCGCTTTATGGCGGACTTCATCCTGCACAGTTGAAAGATAGCGTGACTA CTCCCGGTGGATGTACTATCGCCGGCTTGCTCACGctggaggatggaagagtgAGATCTACTATGGCTCGTGCTATCCAAGTAGCGACGAACCA CGCCTCGGGTCTGGGTCAAGATCCCAAGAAGTAG